The Chryseolinea soli genome contains a region encoding:
- a CDS encoding TolC family protein, producing the protein MKRSVLTAVCCAIIFSGTVVAQENTATQVKIELDQVVALALEQNYDVKLYKSYQEQAATDDKYSVGVLLPVINATGSRIWNSTDQRQVLANDSVTQRKGVRSNSLNGTLQLTWTLFDGAKMFATRARLSEIEQQGELNVKGQMVNTIAQVVNNYYNVVRQEQQLRAIVLQMSVSEERVKLADRRLQVGTGAKPELLQAKVDLNAQRTAVLQQQTIIQQLKDQLNGLVNMQLPAVYNVADTIIIDLDLKEEEIATNIENTNFSLLSYKKSIDVAAFALRERHGERYPVINFTSAYTYSHSINSLVINNFTPLDNRNNGFNYGLTLNMPILNGFNNRRNIQQARILVERQTILYNQQKNLVDVGVKNAFVNYDNAKKVLLIEEENILVARENLFISLESFKRGVATFIELRTAQQSLADAYNRLINARYLAKIAETELLRLNSGLLK; encoded by the coding sequence ATGAAGCGTAGTGTATTAACAGCGGTCTGCTGTGCTATTATTTTTTCGGGAACCGTTGTCGCGCAGGAAAACACCGCTACGCAGGTAAAAATAGAATTGGATCAGGTCGTGGCGTTGGCGCTGGAGCAAAACTATGATGTGAAGCTCTACAAGAGCTATCAGGAGCAGGCCGCCACCGACGACAAATATTCGGTTGGCGTACTTTTGCCGGTCATCAACGCCACCGGTAGCCGCATTTGGAACTCAACGGACCAGCGGCAGGTTTTGGCCAATGATAGTGTGACGCAGCGTAAAGGCGTTAGATCCAATAGTCTGAACGGTACCCTTCAACTGACGTGGACCTTGTTCGACGGCGCCAAAATGTTTGCCACACGCGCCAGACTTTCAGAAATTGAACAGCAGGGTGAGCTGAATGTGAAGGGGCAAATGGTGAATACCATCGCGCAGGTGGTGAACAACTACTACAACGTGGTGCGCCAGGAACAGCAGTTGAGGGCCATCGTGCTGCAGATGTCGGTAAGCGAGGAGCGGGTGAAACTGGCCGATCGGCGGTTACAGGTGGGTACCGGCGCCAAACCTGAATTGTTGCAAGCCAAAGTGGACCTCAATGCTCAACGTACGGCTGTGTTGCAGCAACAAACTATCATTCAACAACTGAAAGACCAGTTGAACGGCTTGGTGAACATGCAGCTGCCTGCCGTTTACAATGTGGCAGACACCATCATCATTGACCTCGATTTGAAGGAGGAAGAGATCGCCACAAATATCGAGAACACTAACTTCAGCTTGTTGTCATACAAAAAGAGTATCGATGTGGCTGCTTTCGCGTTGCGCGAACGTCACGGGGAACGCTACCCGGTGATTAACTTTACGTCGGCCTACACCTACTCGCATTCGATCAACTCGTTAGTTATCAATAATTTTACACCATTGGACAACCGGAACAATGGATTCAACTATGGTCTCACCCTAAACATGCCTATCCTGAATGGATTCAACAACCGGCGCAATATCCAGCAGGCCCGGATCCTCGTCGAGCGTCAGACGATTTTGTATAATCAACAAAAGAACCTGGTCGATGTGGGGGTGAAGAATGCGTTCGTCAACTACGACAACGCCAAGAAGGTGCTGCTGATCGAAGAAGAGAACATTTTGGTAGCCCGGGAAAACTTATTCATTTCATTGGAAAGTTTTAAACGCGGCGTGGCCACCTTCATCGAATTGCGCACGGCCCAACAAAGCCTGGCCGATGCCTACAACCGTTTGATCAACGCCCGTTACCTGGCCAAGATCGCCGAAACGGAATTGCTGCGCCTCAACAGCGGCTTGTTGAAATAA
- a CDS encoding helix-turn-helix transcriptional regulator, with the protein MSRKLGKRIVLLREKKGWSQAELARVCLKDRQSIERLERGTTNPTAYTLYEVASALEITLAELLKI; encoded by the coding sequence TTGTCACGGAAATTGGGGAAGCGTATCGTCCTGTTGCGGGAAAAGAAAGGCTGGTCGCAGGCGGAATTGGCTCGCGTTTGTCTGAAAGATCGTCAAAGCATTGAACGATTGGAACGGGGAACCACCAACCCCACGGCCTACACGCTCTACGAAGTGGCCTCCGCCCTGGAGATCACGCTGGCCGAATTGCTCAAGATCTGA
- a CDS encoding DUF1624 domain-containing protein, with protein sequence MIKSASTQRIESIDLLRGIVMILMALDHVRDYFHADAFLYNPVDLSKTSVTLFFTRWVTHFCAPVFVFLAGTSAFLVGSRKGKQELTMFLLKRGLWLVVLELTIINFSWFFNFHFPLPSLFVIWALGMGMIILSVCIYLPFPVILGLGVVLVAGHNLLDGIHVEGDGAGAILWSILHEFHLFALSPDRNLFVGYPLIPWTGIMLLGYCFGTLYTSSVAAADRKKILVYLGSSAIALFIVIRFFNSYGEPNPWSVQSSPVYTFLSFINVTKYPPSLLYALITLGPALLVLAGVEAWRGSVAAAITTLGRVPMFYYLLHIYLIHILAIVAALATGYQVSDMVFTTWVTDSPNLKGYGFGLPVVYLIWFGVVAGLYPLCKWYERYKAEHRAQWWLSYL encoded by the coding sequence ATGATAAAGAGCGCTTCAACCCAACGCATTGAATCCATTGACCTCCTCCGCGGCATTGTCATGATCCTGATGGCCCTTGACCACGTGCGCGACTATTTCCACGCCGACGCTTTTCTTTACAATCCCGTCGATCTCAGCAAAACAAGTGTCACTTTATTTTTTACACGCTGGGTCACGCACTTCTGCGCGCCCGTATTTGTTTTCCTCGCCGGCACTTCGGCGTTTCTGGTGGGAAGCCGGAAAGGAAAACAAGAGCTCACCATGTTCCTGCTCAAGCGCGGCCTCTGGTTGGTGGTCCTGGAACTGACGATCATAAACTTTTCATGGTTTTTTAATTTTCATTTCCCATTGCCCTCCCTGTTCGTGATCTGGGCGTTGGGTATGGGCATGATCATTTTGTCGGTGTGCATCTACCTGCCGTTCCCCGTCATTCTGGGACTGGGCGTTGTGCTGGTGGCCGGTCATAATTTATTGGACGGCATTCACGTGGAGGGCGATGGTGCCGGCGCTATTCTTTGGTCGATCCTCCATGAATTCCACCTGTTTGCCCTGAGCCCCGATCGCAACCTGTTCGTTGGCTATCCGCTCATTCCCTGGACCGGCATCATGTTGCTGGGCTATTGCTTTGGCACGTTGTATACATCTTCTGTCGCCGCTGCGGATAGAAAAAAGATATTGGTATACTTGGGCAGTTCTGCCATCGCGTTGTTCATCGTCATCCGCTTCTTCAACAGCTATGGCGAGCCCAATCCCTGGTCGGTGCAATCTTCCCCCGTGTACACGTTCCTGTCGTTCATCAACGTCACGAAATATCCGCCATCGTTGCTGTACGCACTCATCACGCTGGGTCCAGCATTGTTGGTGTTGGCGGGTGTGGAGGCCTGGAGGGGAAGCGTGGCTGCGGCCATCACTACCTTGGGCCGTGTGCCGATGTTCTACTACTTGTTGCATATTTACCTGATCCATATTCTGGCCATCGTCGCCGCCTTGGCCACGGGCTATCAAGTATCGGACATGGTCTTCACCACGTGGGTGACCGACTCCCCGAATCTGAAAGGCTATGGCTTTGGATTGCCCGTGGTGTATCTCATTTGGTTTGGGGTGGTCGCGGGATTGTATCCTTTATGCAAATGGTACGAACGCTACAAAGCAGAGCATCGCGCGCAGTGGTGGCTGAGCTACCTGTAG
- a CDS encoding FKBP-type peptidyl-prolyl cis-trans isomerase → MKLFVFCISLLVSTTLFAQSKKELQAEITSLKSQIVQLKMEKIVTLDTTNIHDKASYGLGMLLGSNLKTQGGDSINVDMFIAAVKDVFQNKKPKMEQQEAMATVQEYMTRAMEAKNEKAKQAGLAFLNENKAKEGIKTTASGLQYKVLTTGKGKAPVATDKVTVHYIGKLTDGTVFDSSVERGEPATFGVNEVIPGWTEVLQLMHEGDKWMVFIPQELAYGAQGAGGTIPPFSTLIFEVELIKVN, encoded by the coding sequence ATGAAACTATTCGTTTTTTGTATTTCGCTCCTGGTGAGCACCACACTCTTCGCCCAATCCAAGAAAGAATTGCAGGCCGAGATCACTTCTTTGAAGTCGCAGATCGTGCAGCTCAAAATGGAGAAGATTGTTACCCTCGACACCACCAACATTCACGATAAGGCCAGCTATGGCCTGGGCATGCTTTTGGGCTCTAACCTGAAAACCCAGGGCGGCGACTCCATCAATGTAGACATGTTCATCGCTGCTGTGAAAGACGTGTTCCAAAACAAGAAGCCGAAAATGGAACAGCAGGAAGCCATGGCCACCGTGCAAGAATACATGACGCGCGCCATGGAAGCCAAGAACGAAAAGGCGAAACAAGCCGGCCTGGCGTTCCTGAACGAAAACAAAGCCAAAGAAGGCATTAAGACCACCGCCAGCGGCTTGCAATACAAAGTGCTCACCACCGGCAAAGGCAAGGCTCCTGTGGCCACCGACAAGGTTACCGTGCACTATATCGGCAAGCTCACCGACGGCACCGTATTCGACAGTTCTGTTGAACGCGGCGAGCCCGCTACTTTTGGTGTGAACGAAGTCATTCCCGGCTGGACCGAAGTGCTCCAACTCATGCACGAAGGCGACAAATGGATGGTGTTCATTCCCCAGGAACTGGCCTACGGTGCGCAAGGTGCCGGAGGAACTATCCCTCCTTTCTCGACACTGATCTTTGAAGTGGAACTGATCAAAGTGAATTGA
- a CDS encoding DUF1330 domain-containing protein produces the protein MKAYIIVDVTVTDPVRYEDYKKLTLASLRPFDGKFIVRGGATEALEGDWKPGRLVVLEFPSPEQAKAWWSSPGYAPAKAIRQSASTANLLLVEGVE, from the coding sequence ATGAAAGCCTACATTATCGTTGACGTGACCGTGACCGATCCCGTGCGCTACGAAGACTACAAAAAACTGACCCTGGCATCGCTTCGCCCGTTCGACGGCAAATTTATCGTGCGCGGCGGCGCCACCGAGGCATTGGAAGGCGATTGGAAACCGGGACGCCTCGTGGTGCTGGAATTTCCCTCGCCCGAGCAGGCCAAAGCATGGTGGTCGTCGCCTGGCTATGCACCGGCCAAAGCCATCCGGCAATCGGCCTCTACGGCTAATTTATTGCTTGTTGAAGGGGTGGAATGA
- a CDS encoding glycoside hydrolase family 5 protein, with the protein MNRRTFITHSALTATALGLAGSQAWAAPFQSKNKLPPWRGFNILDFFSPDPEHSRGGTSADHFEWMRDWGFDFVRIPIAYPYYLDIDRTKDITAEDTYKINLKAVEKIDALVETAHKFNIHVSLNLHRAPGYCINAGFHEPFNLWKDQAAQDAFYHHWSFWAKRYKGLSKEKLSFDLLNEPSMREDMNDQHSKSSAVPGELYRKVAKGALDVIHKENPARIVLADGNQVGNNVIPELEDLNISQSCRGYMPGIISHYKAPWANKDPEHLPEPKWPGQVGDKYLSRQMLEDYYKPWGELVQKGIGVHCGECGCWNKTPHKVFLAWFGDVLDILNQYKIGFALWEFSGDFGVLNSNRADVVYEDWHGQKLDRELLKLITRRA; encoded by the coding sequence ATGAACCGAAGAACCTTCATCACACATTCCGCCCTGACCGCTACGGCCCTGGGTCTGGCCGGGTCGCAAGCGTGGGCCGCACCGTTCCAAAGCAAAAACAAACTCCCCCCATGGCGCGGTTTCAACATACTGGATTTCTTTTCGCCAGACCCTGAGCATTCGCGCGGCGGAACAAGCGCCGATCATTTTGAATGGATGCGCGACTGGGGCTTTGATTTTGTGAGAATTCCCATTGCCTATCCGTATTACCTCGATATCGATCGAACCAAAGACATCACTGCCGAAGACACCTACAAGATCAATCTGAAAGCGGTGGAAAAAATTGATGCGCTGGTAGAGACCGCTCACAAGTTCAACATCCACGTGAGTTTGAACCTGCATCGCGCGCCGGGCTATTGCATCAATGCCGGTTTCCATGAGCCTTTCAATCTCTGGAAAGACCAGGCGGCACAGGATGCGTTCTATCACCATTGGAGTTTCTGGGCCAAGCGCTACAAGGGCCTCAGCAAAGAAAAGCTCAGCTTCGACTTGCTGAATGAGCCCTCCATGCGCGAAGACATGAACGACCAGCACTCGAAGTCGAGCGCTGTTCCCGGAGAGCTCTATCGCAAAGTTGCCAAGGGCGCATTGGATGTGATCCATAAAGAAAATCCCGCACGCATTGTGCTGGCCGATGGCAACCAGGTGGGCAACAATGTTATTCCGGAGTTGGAAGATCTTAACATCTCACAAAGCTGCCGTGGCTATATGCCGGGCATCATCTCGCACTACAAAGCACCGTGGGCCAACAAAGATCCCGAGCACCTGCCCGAACCCAAATGGCCCGGCCAGGTGGGCGACAAGTATTTGAGCCGCCAGATGCTGGAGGATTATTACAAGCCCTGGGGTGAGCTGGTGCAAAAAGGGATTGGTGTTCACTGCGGCGAATGCGGATGCTGGAACAAAACGCCACACAAAGTTTTCCTGGCGTGGTTCGGAGACGTGCTCGACATTCTGAACCAATACAAGATCGGCTTTGCGCTCTGGGAATTTAGCGGCGATTTCGGCGTGCTCAACTCCAACCGTGCCGATGTGGTCTATGAAGACTGGCATGGCCAAAAACTGGATCGCGAACTGCTGAAGCTGATCACGCGCCGTGCTTAA